In Myripristis murdjan chromosome 5, fMyrMur1.1, whole genome shotgun sequence, the genomic stretch AGCTTCTCGGGCCTCTGTGGCTCTTGGGTAGGTAATCAGGGCTGTGAACCCCACGCACAAGTTGGGGAACTCTGTCAGGAAGGGTTCGATCACTGGATAACTGTTTGTGAAACAGTGCCTGCAGcacaaagaataaaaacaatcaataatgaGAGAAACAAGAATGCcagaataaaatcaaaaactGCACATAAGAAGTAGGCAAATAATTCAGTAACTTTGGTTTCACTTTTGATCTGATGTCATCTGATTCGAACAAGTAAAAGCTTCTTCAGCAAAATTTGTATTTGCCTTTTTGTCCCATTGTAAGGTTTTGAGGTCACAATGGCTGTAATGATCCACAATACCGTAATCTGCATTGaataaaacactgacagactgacagatttttGCAACCCTGATGATCACAATTACAAAAACAGCTGAATTGTGAAAGAATCCTGATGTGAGATCAAGTATTTCATCAAATTCTGTCAACATCTTGAGTAAATCAATGTAATTTTGAAAGTGCAGAAATGCAAGGAATCGATTATGTTTGAGATACTGACTGTaacaaatggacaaatgaacaaacaatgCAGCTCTTCCGTTGGACCTGtctgttattttgaaaatgccaaatGGCTGATTAATTTTCACAATTCCCAACAATCTTTTTCTCAAATGAAGATATTACATCAGGTGATTAACTCTTAATctccatgcaaataaacttGCCCCCATATATGCACCTGTGAATTTTGTAGTCCCGAGGGACACACTTCCTCATGATGTTCAGCAGGTCTTCATCTGCATCCCGGCAGTGGATTACCAGAGGTTTCTGCATGGCCACAGCCAAGCGCAGCTGGCGTTCAAACACCTGCAGAGGGGACCAGAAAACCAAAACATAGACCACGGCACTGTCTACATTACTCTGTTATTATTCCATCAAATTAACTACCACAGAACACACCTCTGCCCACAAAACCCTGATCTGCATCTGTTTTAAAATCAAGCAACTGACCTATGATCCTTATTGCGATGTCAGATTTCACCTTACCTCCTTTTGCTTGGAGGAGctggtgttgtttttgtgggAGTAGTCCAGACCAATCTCACCAAAGGCCACAGCTTTTGGATGTCGCATGGCTTTCAATATGCTGCGCTCGTGGACATCTGAATACTCTTTGGCAAAGTGGGGGTGGCACCCAAACGCCCCCCATACCAAGTCTTCAGCCAGCAACCCTTCCCACAATGCCTCCTTCACCATGATCCGTGGGTTGCAGAAGTCAGCGATGCAGCCATGAAACTCTGGTGGAAAGCTCGTCTGGTGCAGACTGCGGAAACGCTGAAATGTCCCGCGGTAGCCCAGCTTATTGTAGAGCATGTCCAGGTGACAATGTGTGTCTATGAAACCAGCACGGCTATCAAGGGAGGGGTCTTTGGTCCATATTGGTTCGGCCCCCAGGGATATTCTTCTTTTAGGATTGCCACATTTACTAGAAGGGGTGGAGGGGTAACGCATGTCATAGCCAGCATCTGAGTACCTGCGGGGTCTTATAAAGTCCAAGCAGGGGTAGAGGGGAGAAAACAGATTGGAGCACAAACTGGGGACCTTTGATGTGGATGATACCCTTCTGTTTGAGTGTATGGGCAGAGCAAAATGGTCTGGTGAGGGGGATGTAAAGCTAGTAGGGTTGCGGTCCTCTGTGTCAACCCTGGATGCCCTGGAAGGAACATTGTCGGGACTGGGAGTGCTCACCAGCTTATCTTCTGGTTGCTGCTCTGATGAAACAAAGACTGTCCTCCGTGTCTGTGGAAAAGGCAACTGGATGTCCTCAGCAGTTGCCTGGGAAACACCAGTGGGTCCATCATTGtgtggagaggtgagagagggagttgTAATTCCCTGGGTATTGACCCGACAGCGACCTTGGCTTTGGCGGCCATAGCTGTGGTTCTCAAATTTCATGAACCTGGGCACAGGATCTGAAACATACTCCAGTTCCGGGAGCCAAGAGTCACTGACCAGAGTGTCTGATTCCTTTTCTGGAGCACAAAAGTCATCTTGGGAGTTTGCCTCTATTAACACAGGGTCCTCAGTATCACTCCACTCAGGGGAATCCTCTCCTTTCAGCACAAAATTCTGAAatcaaagacaaacaacaacaaaaaaaaaaaatcagaaaaaaggtTCTCTTTGTAGATTTTATCATGTTTCTTTTCCCTAGCTTACGCTTGTACAGGACTACTGTATGGTCCGATGAATATTTTATGTGCACTTACCACAACTAAATTACTTAATGACTTGCAATTTTTTGATGACACAGAAGATTACACCTGGGCCACCCCATCTACCTgagcagtgtctgtgtgtcacagAACCTCTTGGCTGTCATATTAACAGATTAGAGCAGCCACACAGACTGTGTGAGCAGTGCATCTCTGGTGTGGCTCGAGCCTCACTGAAGCAGCTCATAAACTACAGTTTCAGCATGGAGTGTTTTTTCTCTGCGTGAGGCATGCAGTTCTCAGCAAAAACAGACAGGGAAAATTATCTGCTAATAGCCATATTAAAAGAATTATATAACTGACATCTTTCACTAATTTCTGTATCTTTAGAATATGTCACagacatgaaaagaaatcaaattttTTTACAATCTATTTTGCAATGACATGGAGAAAGTGGAGGCTGTGCCTGTGTGGGTTTTCAGGGATATGTCCTGGTCACGTGTTGCAACAACCGTCTGTTACagagatataaaaaaaattacactgaccATTATCAAAGGCAAACTCAATGTAAAAAGACAGGACTGTCAGTAACATCACTGTTATGTTTGTGGACACCACACACACGTGAGCCACAGCATTTCAGCAAGACAGCCAATGCACACAGGCAGAGGTAACCAGTATAGCCTGGGCATTATTCTACTGATAATTTCAAGTTGCTATGGATAAAAGCATTAgctgatttgttaaaatgtaacTCACAGACAAGAACAAGGTATGGACATAAGAagaaaataagaacaaaaactTCTTGGTTCCTTGGTTGCCTAGGAATTCGGCCAACCAACGAGGACTTACCCTCTCATCTATTTTATGGT encodes the following:
- the tatdn2 gene encoding putative deoxyribonuclease TATDN2, which codes for MERKQNKVTIKWLRTARGSATTSSNSNAGLHTPARWKMSPVENLKTPSPGLTSSAGSTRSVGSTGSTGSAGLDALSLDTPKRKAEVLEGNGPSVGRMKMRKLYRKRFEEFTPSMATPMQNTSETEPTKRQETSTPTSHTFILKKKDRTPEAGTQAIIRKAFIDTFGKGVKRHSSSSCSTNSSPLLSAQPSPVMTEMPSSAPADRALLDFDCCSPQPESKTKDDTPVPGDRWFCPLVFMDTESQRDSTDHKIDERNFVLKGEDSPEWSDTEDPVLIEANSQDDFCAPEKESDTLVSDSWLPELEYVSDPVPRFMKFENHSYGRQSQGRCRVNTQGITTPSLTSPHNDGPTGVSQATAEDIQLPFPQTRRTVFVSSEQQPEDKLVSTPSPDNVPSRASRVDTEDRNPTSFTSPSPDHFALPIHSNRRVSSTSKVPSLCSNLFSPLYPCLDFIRPRRYSDAGYDMRYPSTPSSKCGNPKRRISLGAEPIWTKDPSLDSRAGFIDTHCHLDMLYNKLGYRGTFQRFRSLHQTSFPPEFHGCIADFCNPRIMVKEALWEGLLAEDLVWGAFGCHPHFAKEYSDVHERSILKAMRHPKAVAFGEIGLDYSHKNNTSSSKQKEVFERQLRLAVAMQKPLVIHCRDADEDLLNIMRKCVPRDYKIHRHCFTNSYPVIEPFLTEFPNLCVGFTALITYPRATEAREAVRKIPLHRIVLETDAPYFLPRQVGKDVCQFAHPGMGIHTLREISLLKRESLATVFTTIRRNTTQLYGL